One genomic region from Halomicrobium zhouii encodes:
- a CDS encoding VOC family protein, whose product MSDQKPPSRDIGLDTVNHFGVGVSDLDESVEFYTALSGNEPAARGTWSSEGLGDAVGVDGTSTIDWAAIHLGNANIDLLEVQEPPQDDEEYQMSGYGGLHACFEVEDLPSVYDRMEEAGIEFRGPWHEVTREVDDTDEGVGSIVAYFDGPDGEHLELIQPSGPFRREGMPQQSPSL is encoded by the coding sequence GTGAGCGACCAGAAACCGCCATCACGAGATATCGGTCTCGACACGGTCAATCACTTCGGCGTCGGCGTCAGCGACCTCGACGAGTCGGTCGAGTTCTACACCGCGCTGTCGGGCAACGAGCCCGCCGCTCGCGGCACGTGGTCGAGCGAAGGTCTTGGCGACGCCGTCGGCGTCGACGGCACGTCGACCATCGACTGGGCTGCGATCCACCTCGGGAACGCCAACATCGACCTCCTGGAAGTCCAGGAGCCCCCGCAGGACGACGAGGAGTACCAGATGTCGGGCTACGGCGGCCTCCACGCCTGCTTCGAGGTGGAGGACCTCCCGTCCGTCTACGACCGGATGGAGGAGGCGGGTATCGAGTTCAGGGGTCCCTGGCACGAGGTGACCAGGGAGGTAGACGACACCGACGAGGGCGTCGGCTCTATCGTGGCGTACTTCGACGGGCCCGACGGCGAGCACCTCGAACTGATCCAGCCCTCGGGGCCGTTCCGCCGAGAGGGGATGCCCCAGCAAAGCCCCTCGCTCTAG
- a CDS encoding glutathione S-transferase N-terminal domain-containing protein, with protein MLELYQAEGCPHSEKVRETMTDLGLSFVAHNPRRPGDEGGDVLNEQVQAEMENISGEDQIPFLVDHQHGKNHLGSDEIVDYLEDRYAGSRRE; from the coding sequence ATGCTCGAACTCTACCAGGCCGAGGGCTGTCCCCACTCGGAGAAGGTGCGCGAGACGATGACCGACCTCGGACTCTCCTTCGTCGCGCACAACCCCCGCCGCCCGGGCGACGAAGGCGGTGACGTCCTGAACGAGCAGGTCCAGGCCGAGATGGAGAACATCTCGGGCGAGGACCAGATTCCCTTCCTCGTCGACCACCAGCACGGGAAGAACCACCTGGGGAGCGACGAGATCGTCGACTACCTCGAAGACCGCTACGCGGGGTCGCGACGGGAGTGA
- a CDS encoding nicotinate phosphoribosyltransferase: MDQAFDVVPPEAIAEGRATDAYFDRTVEALEHAGKNPDVVAEVTADQFPTGEWNLLAGVEDAANLLAGYDVDVDAVREGRLFDGGPVMRIEGEYLEFCRLETALLGFLSHATGIATSALEVRQAAPDSQVLSFGSRHVHPSLGAVVERSALIGGLDGISNVAAGEIIGKEASGTMPHALVIAFGRGNQEAAWTAFDEGVGPDVPRVALCDTYSDEVDESLRAAATIDDLDSIRIDTTGSRRGDFRHILREVRWTLDAHGHDDVGIFASGGLGPAELRDLRDVVEGFGVGSHVSNADPLDFALDIVELDGEPAAKRGKLTGKKEVYRTPDGGHHVGLASREGPENGEALLEPLIRDGEIVREFDVDEAADRAREDAERVGFGDEWV, translated from the coding sequence ATGGACCAGGCATTCGACGTCGTGCCGCCCGAGGCCATCGCGGAGGGGCGGGCGACCGACGCCTACTTCGACCGGACGGTCGAGGCGCTGGAACACGCGGGCAAGAATCCGGACGTCGTCGCGGAGGTGACGGCCGACCAGTTCCCGACGGGCGAGTGGAATCTCCTCGCAGGAGTCGAGGACGCCGCAAACCTCCTCGCCGGGTACGACGTGGACGTCGACGCCGTCCGAGAGGGGCGGCTGTTCGACGGCGGCCCAGTCATGCGAATCGAGGGCGAGTACCTGGAGTTCTGTCGGCTCGAAACCGCCCTCCTCGGATTCCTCTCCCACGCCACGGGCATCGCGACGAGTGCGCTCGAAGTCAGACAGGCCGCCCCCGACTCGCAGGTGCTGAGCTTCGGATCGCGGCACGTCCACCCGTCGCTTGGCGCCGTCGTCGAGCGCTCGGCGCTGATCGGCGGCCTCGACGGCATCTCCAACGTCGCTGCCGGGGAGATCATCGGGAAGGAGGCAAGCGGGACGATGCCCCACGCGCTCGTAATCGCCTTCGGGCGTGGGAACCAGGAGGCGGCCTGGACCGCCTTCGACGAGGGCGTCGGACCGGACGTCCCCCGCGTCGCGCTGTGTGACACCTACTCCGACGAGGTGGACGAGTCGCTCCGGGCGGCCGCGACCATCGACGACCTGGACAGCATCCGCATCGACACGACGGGGTCCCGCCGGGGCGACTTCCGCCACATCCTGCGGGAGGTGCGCTGGACGCTCGACGCCCACGGCCACGACGACGTCGGCATCTTCGCCAGCGGCGGCCTCGGCCCGGCGGAACTTCGCGACCTCCGGGACGTCGTCGAGGGGTTCGGCGTCGGGAGCCACGTCAGTAACGCCGACCCGCTGGACTTCGCGCTCGACATCGTCGAACTCGACGGCGAGCCCGCGGCCAAGCGCGGGAAGCTGACGGGGAAGAAAGAGGTGTACCGCACGCCCGACGGCGGTCACCACGTCGGCCTCGCGAGTCGGGAGGGACCGGAGAACGGCGAAGCGCTGCTCGAACCGCTGATCCGCGACGGCGAAATCGTCCGGGAGTTCGACGTCGACGAGGCGGCCGATCGGGCCCGAGAAGACGCCGAACGGGTCGGGTTCGGCGACGAGTGGGTGTGA
- a CDS encoding Hvo_1808 family surface protein, giving the protein MRPPRPTKRFLLLCCLAVLLALAGCQSGTDGGDGVTHVERPDPESDRLGWEDGYWHDDPVSINESDGYNESEIEAVAARTMARIEVIRGLEFEDDVSVELVSRAEHRERGTGGHSLSTRHEAYHAQVWEAALILGEDTSPSEARQSVSSEAVAGYYDPASDEIVVVGNESLDAATLAHELTHAVQDQQFDLSGDPAVRDRSRARTMVIEGDAEAVESRYVDRCGENWSCAGAAANMDAFDDVVDLSELLVCELLPGCENDGGLDVDQGYLLTFAQPYQLGPEFVEGVHDDGGWDAVNDLHENYPASTEQVIHPEKYPDEAPVNVTVEDRSTDEWSRFDHEPEAQTLGESILYVTFYDNDALNGTRNYSRAPSAGWAGDALVPYHNGTAGANETSDSEAYGYVWKLEWDTEQDAREFDDAYRSVLADRANASADQSVYVVPGSDPYGDAFHVSRDGTTVTIVNAPAREDLSEIHAPVDE; this is encoded by the coding sequence ATGCGCCCGCCACGCCCGACGAAGCGATTCCTGCTCCTGTGTTGCCTCGCCGTCCTCCTCGCGCTGGCTGGCTGCCAGTCCGGCACGGACGGCGGCGACGGCGTCACCCACGTCGAACGACCGGACCCCGAGTCGGACCGGCTCGGCTGGGAGGACGGCTACTGGCACGACGACCCGGTGTCGATCAACGAGAGCGACGGCTACAACGAGTCCGAGATCGAGGCCGTGGCCGCGCGGACGATGGCCCGCATCGAGGTGATCCGCGGCCTGGAGTTCGAGGACGACGTCTCCGTCGAGCTGGTGAGCCGGGCCGAACACCGCGAGCGCGGGACGGGCGGTCACAGCCTCTCGACGCGCCACGAGGCCTACCACGCCCAGGTGTGGGAGGCCGCGCTCATCCTCGGAGAGGACACCTCGCCGTCCGAGGCTCGCCAGAGCGTCTCCTCGGAGGCCGTCGCCGGCTACTACGACCCCGCGTCGGACGAGATCGTCGTCGTGGGGAACGAATCCCTCGACGCGGCGACGCTGGCCCACGAACTCACCCACGCCGTCCAGGACCAGCAGTTCGACCTCTCCGGAGATCCCGCGGTCCGCGACCGCTCGCGCGCCCGGACGATGGTCATCGAGGGCGACGCCGAAGCGGTCGAGTCCCGCTACGTCGACCGCTGTGGCGAGAACTGGTCCTGTGCCGGGGCGGCGGCCAACATGGACGCCTTCGACGACGTCGTCGACCTCAGCGAGCTGCTCGTCTGCGAACTCCTCCCGGGCTGTGAGAACGACGGCGGTCTCGACGTCGACCAGGGTTACCTGCTGACGTTCGCCCAGCCCTACCAGCTCGGCCCCGAGTTCGTCGAGGGCGTCCACGACGACGGCGGCTGGGACGCCGTGAACGACCTCCACGAGAACTACCCGGCCAGCACCGAGCAGGTGATCCACCCCGAGAAGTACCCCGACGAGGCGCCCGTCAACGTCACCGTCGAGGACCGCTCGACCGACGAGTGGTCTCGCTTCGACCACGAGCCCGAGGCCCAGACGCTTGGCGAGTCGATTCTCTACGTGACCTTCTACGACAACGACGCCCTGAACGGGACCCGGAACTACTCCAGGGCCCCCTCCGCCGGCTGGGCGGGTGATGCCCTGGTTCCCTATCACAACGGGACCGCCGGCGCGAACGAGACCAGCGACTCGGAGGCCTACGGCTACGTCTGGAAACTGGAGTGGGACACCGAGCAAGACGCCCGGGAGTTCGACGACGCCTACCGGTCCGTCCTCGCGGACCGCGCCAACGCGAGCGCGGACCAGTCGGTGTACGTCGTCCCCGGGTCAGACCCCTACGGCGACGCCTTCCACGTGAGTCGGGACGGGACGACCGTCACCATCGTGAACGCGCCCGCTCGTGAGGACCTGTCCGAGATTCACGCGCCAGTGGACGAGTGA
- a CDS encoding Hvo_1808 family surface protein gives MRRGVVVLVGVAVLAILAGCSGIDTALHQPLEQDPATDQIGWENGYWYDESISVTTEDGLNESEREAVLARTMARVEQIRGLEFEGNVTLEVISRDEYRNRSTGLGVSGDPWNEQVWEGLLLVGEDRQVENAFGDTFNSSVQGYYAPANDSIVIVSDSETPTIDRGTLAHELVHALQDQEGGLAGSPPTQDRQLASQSVTEGEANYVQAQYRNRCDSGRWQCLEKPPRGASGGGQATDGVFLVIYQPYATGPEFVAQVRQSGGWDAVTELYDTPPNSTEQVIHPEKYPGEQPANVTVPDRSSDEWSRFDHDPVADTVGEASIYGMLTVHGEAEVPRDEVYEYESRPSAGWAGDALVPYHNGSGDGADAAGYGYVWETRWDTERDARQFESAYRSILEGRAAERPGENVYVLPESDPYGDAFRVVRDGQRVTIVNAPSRAELSDIHSRSSG, from the coding sequence ATGCGTAGGGGGGTGGTGGTGCTCGTCGGCGTCGCCGTCCTGGCCATCCTGGCGGGCTGTAGCGGTATCGACACCGCCCTCCACCAGCCGCTCGAACAGGACCCCGCCACCGACCAGATCGGCTGGGAGAACGGCTACTGGTACGACGAATCGATCTCGGTGACGACCGAGGACGGCCTCAACGAGAGCGAGCGCGAGGCCGTCCTCGCCCGGACGATGGCCCGCGTCGAACAGATCCGCGGGCTGGAGTTCGAGGGCAACGTCACCCTGGAGGTGATCAGTCGCGACGAGTACCGCAACCGTTCGACCGGACTCGGCGTCTCGGGTGACCCCTGGAACGAGCAGGTCTGGGAGGGGCTGCTCCTCGTGGGCGAGGACCGCCAGGTCGAGAACGCCTTCGGCGACACGTTCAACAGCTCCGTCCAGGGCTACTACGCCCCGGCCAACGACAGCATCGTCATCGTCAGCGACTCGGAGACGCCGACCATCGACCGGGGGACGCTGGCCCACGAACTCGTCCACGCGCTACAGGACCAGGAGGGCGGCCTCGCCGGGAGTCCGCCGACGCAGGACCGGCAACTCGCCAGCCAGTCAGTCACCGAGGGCGAGGCGAACTACGTGCAGGCGCAGTACAGGAATCGCTGCGACAGCGGCCGCTGGCAGTGCCTGGAGAAGCCGCCGAGAGGGGCATCGGGCGGCGGCCAGGCCACCGACGGGGTCTTCCTGGTCATCTACCAGCCCTACGCGACGGGGCCGGAATTCGTCGCCCAGGTCCGCCAGTCGGGCGGCTGGGACGCCGTGACCGAGCTCTACGACACGCCGCCCAACAGCACGGAGCAGGTGATTCACCCCGAAAAGTACCCCGGCGAACAGCCGGCGAACGTCACCGTCCCCGACCGCTCCTCAGACGAGTGGTCCCGCTTCGACCACGACCCGGTGGCGGATACAGTCGGCGAGGCGTCCATCTACGGGATGCTCACCGTCCACGGTGAGGCCGAGGTTCCGCGCGACGAGGTGTACGAGTACGAGAGTCGGCCGTCTGCCGGCTGGGCCGGTGACGCGCTGGTGCCCTACCACAACGGCTCCGGCGACGGAGCCGACGCCGCGGGCTACGGCTACGTCTGGGAGACCCGGTGGGACACCGAGCGGGACGCCCGCCAGTTCGAGTCGGCCTACCGGTCCATCCTGGAGGGGCGCGCCGCGGAACGACCGGGCGAGAACGTCTACGTCCTGCCCGAGTCCGACCCCTACGGCGATGCCTTCCGCGTCGTCCGGGACGGCCAGCGCGTGACCATCGTCAACGCACCGTCTCGTGCGGAACTGTCCGACATTCACAGCAGGAGCAGCGGGTGA
- a CDS encoding Hvo_1808 family surface protein: MLRAVLLALLLVLAGCQAPGFPGSPGADSGTEPGDRPTTTDSASSADSTGNDRIPTGGEVPEDPESDRLGWENGYWHNESVAVTPGDGYNESELDAVVARSMARMELVRGLEFEEDVPVTVIDRTEYRNESGGNHSEALTRFDNAKFEALFLVGERDDSIETQESTRGESVLGYYSPSRDEIVVVSESETPRLDGEGTLAHELVHALQDQHFDLAADPVRTRDAHQGRNGLIEGDASFAERRYQSHCGEAWECLGDTENGDDEGGGEGSEDAGEQSDGAPGHLGIQVLMYFPYSDGPGFVESLYDDGGWDAVNDAYEDRPDGSPEVIYPDRYPEWEPADVELRDRSSDQWERVEPPNRPNYAVPGQSAIAATLAYTLADEYNDAAVVRPTDVINYRANGSVDSRDPFDYDVGAAAGWAGGKMYVYENDAGELGYVWRTKWESPDEAREFASSWTAVVKHWGGERVGDNVWEIRDSQFADAVRIRQRGDTVTVVNAPDRDGLSEVHDA; the protein is encoded by the coding sequence ATGCTGCGTGCCGTCCTGCTCGCTCTCTTGCTCGTCCTCGCCGGCTGCCAGGCGCCGGGCTTCCCCGGGTCGCCGGGTGCCGACTCCGGCACCGAGCCTGGCGACAGACCCACGACGACCGATAGCGCTTCGTCGGCCGATTCCACCGGAAACGACCGGATCCCAACCGGTGGCGAGGTGCCCGAGGACCCCGAGAGCGACCGGCTCGGCTGGGAGAACGGCTACTGGCACAACGAGTCCGTCGCCGTGACGCCCGGGGACGGCTACAACGAGAGCGAACTCGACGCCGTCGTCGCGCGGTCGATGGCCCGGATGGAACTCGTCCGCGGGCTGGAGTTCGAGGAGGACGTCCCGGTGACCGTCATCGACCGGACGGAGTACCGGAACGAGTCGGGCGGGAACCACAGCGAGGCGCTGACGCGCTTCGACAACGCGAAGTTCGAGGCGCTCTTCCTCGTCGGCGAGCGCGACGACTCCATCGAGACCCAGGAGTCGACCCGCGGCGAGAGCGTGCTGGGCTACTACAGCCCCTCGCGCGACGAGATCGTCGTCGTCTCCGAGAGCGAGACGCCCCGGCTCGACGGCGAGGGGACGCTGGCCCACGAACTCGTCCACGCCCTCCAGGACCAGCACTTCGACCTGGCGGCCGACCCGGTGCGGACCCGCGACGCCCACCAAGGCCGCAACGGGCTGATCGAGGGCGACGCGTCGTTCGCGGAACGGCGATACCAATCCCACTGCGGCGAGGCGTGGGAGTGTCTGGGCGACACCGAGAACGGCGACGATGAAGGAGGCGGGGAAGGGAGTGAAGACGCCGGCGAGCAATCCGACGGCGCGCCCGGCCACCTCGGCATCCAGGTCCTCATGTACTTCCCCTACAGCGACGGCCCCGGCTTCGTCGAGTCGCTGTACGACGATGGTGGCTGGGATGCCGTGAACGACGCATACGAGGACCGGCCCGACGGCTCGCCCGAGGTCATCTACCCCGACCGGTACCCCGAGTGGGAGCCGGCCGACGTCGAACTGCGCGACCGGTCGAGCGACCAGTGGGAGCGCGTCGAGCCGCCGAACCGGCCGAACTACGCCGTCCCCGGCCAGTCGGCCATCGCCGCCACGCTCGCGTACACGCTCGCGGACGAGTACAACGACGCGGCGGTCGTCCGGCCGACGGACGTCATCAACTACCGGGCCAACGGCAGCGTCGACTCCCGGGACCCCTTCGACTACGACGTCGGCGCGGCGGCGGGCTGGGCGGGCGGCAAGATGTACGTCTACGAGAACGACGCCGGCGAACTCGGCTACGTCTGGCGGACGAAGTGGGAGAGCCCGGACGAGGCCCGCGAGTTCGCCTCCTCGTGGACCGCCGTGGTCAAGCACTGGGGCGGCGAGCGGGTCGGCGACAACGTCTGGGAGATACGCGATAGTCAGTTCGCCGACGCCGTCCGGATCCGCCAGCGCGGCGACACGGTGACCGTCGTCAACGCGCCCGACCGCGACGGGCTCTCGGAGGTCCACGATGCGTAG
- a CDS encoding cysteine hydrolase family protein, with product MTQFDPDNTAVVVVDMQNGFCHPDGSLYAPGSEDAIEPCVDLVERAREAGASVVFTRDVHPPEQFEDSHYYDEFERWGEHVLEGSWEAELVAELEPRTDHDEELVVVKHTYDAFYETQLEGWLDAHGIDDLLFSGTLANVCVLHTAGSAGLRDYHPVLVEDPIGYIEQAHHEYALDHADWLFGDVVALEDVAFETDR from the coding sequence ATGACCCAGTTCGACCCCGACAACACCGCCGTGGTCGTCGTCGACATGCAGAACGGCTTCTGTCACCCCGACGGTAGCCTCTACGCGCCCGGCAGCGAGGACGCTATCGAACCCTGCGTCGACCTCGTGGAGCGCGCCCGCGAGGCCGGCGCCAGCGTCGTCTTCACCCGGGACGTCCACCCACCCGAACAGTTCGAGGATTCGCACTACTACGACGAGTTCGAGCGCTGGGGCGAGCACGTCCTCGAAGGGTCCTGGGAGGCCGAACTGGTCGCGGAGCTGGAGCCGCGAACGGATCACGACGAGGAACTCGTCGTCGTCAAGCACACCTACGACGCCTTCTACGAGACGCAGCTCGAGGGATGGCTCGACGCCCACGGCATCGACGACCTCCTCTTTAGCGGCACGCTCGCGAACGTCTGCGTCCTCCACACCGCCGGCAGTGCCGGTCTTCGGGACTACCACCCGGTGCTGGTCGAGGACCCCATCGGCTACATCGAGCAAGCCCACCACGAGTACGCGCTGGACCACGCCGACTGGTTGTTCGGCGACGTGGTGGCCCTGGAGGACGTGGCGTTCGAGACCGACCGATGA
- a CDS encoding DUF4385 family protein, which translates to MNDVVRGDVGEVDDGPEYDVNFRDEPGRYRHTPDERGVFKVEPYKSELLPRWAITDLAAAEEAATAIHDRYCEYRDADDFVGMDVARKYLQMGWTRAMRYAKYPGGRKYEDGEEREPQEWYDEEKREIALVYRDALDAVREDDAYERLQAAHCERYGEE; encoded by the coding sequence ATGAACGACGTCGTCCGGGGTGACGTCGGAGAAGTCGACGACGGCCCGGAGTACGACGTGAACTTTCGCGACGAGCCCGGCCGGTACCGTCACACCCCCGACGAGCGCGGCGTCTTCAAGGTCGAACCGTACAAGTCCGAACTGTTGCCGCGCTGGGCCATCACCGACCTGGCGGCGGCCGAAGAGGCCGCAACCGCCATCCACGACCGGTACTGCGAGTACCGCGACGCCGACGATTTCGTCGGCATGGACGTCGCGCGCAAGTACCTCCAGATGGGATGGACGCGAGCGATGCGCTACGCGAAGTACCCGGGTGGCCGGAAGTACGAGGACGGCGAGGAGCGCGAACCCCAGGAGTGGTACGACGAGGAGAAACGAGAGATCGCGCTGGTCTACCGCGACGCGCTCGACGCGGTGCGCGAGGACGACGCGTACGAGCGCCTGCAGGCGGCCCACTGCGAGCGCTACGGCGAGGAGTGA
- a CDS encoding lipoyl protein ligase domain-containing protein — protein sequence MRLLRGRASDPETDQRRTREMVDAVADSDAPALRVWTPSRQVVFGRRDRRSDGYERARELVLQRDFAVREREVGGRAVAYTGTTVAFALAEPVDDHRRGIGARYDRALDALQSALADRGISAERGEPPDSFCPGSHSLQTDDGKVAGVAQRVRQDVAVVAGVVVVSDAATVADVLDPVYDALGVPFDPANVGSLAAATDGEPTPERVVDAVGRAFTGESETGSDAVRGR from the coding sequence ATGCGCCTGCTCCGCGGTCGGGCGAGTGACCCCGAGACCGACCAGCGGCGCACCCGCGAGATGGTCGACGCCGTCGCCGACAGCGACGCTCCGGCCCTCAGAGTCTGGACGCCCTCTCGCCAGGTCGTCTTCGGCCGGCGCGACCGCCGCAGCGACGGCTACGAGCGGGCCAGGGAACTCGTACTACAGCGGGACTTCGCCGTCCGCGAACGCGAGGTCGGGGGCCGGGCAGTCGCCTACACCGGGACGACCGTCGCGTTCGCGCTCGCCGAACCCGTCGACGACCACCGGCGCGGTATCGGTGCCCGGTACGACCGCGCGCTCGACGCGCTCCAGAGCGCCCTCGCCGACCGCGGAATCTCCGCCGAACGTGGCGAACCACCGGACTCGTTCTGTCCGGGAAGCCACTCCCTGCAGACGGACGACGGCAAAGTCGCCGGCGTCGCTCAGCGCGTCCGCCAGGACGTCGCCGTCGTGGCTGGGGTGGTCGTCGTGAGCGACGCCGCGACAGTCGCCGACGTTCTCGACCCCGTCTACGACGCGCTCGGCGTGCCCTTCGATCCGGCGAACGTCGGAAGTCTGGCCGCGGCGACTGACGGCGAACCCACTCCGGAGAGAGTGGTCGACGCCGTCGGGAGGGCGTTCACCGGGGAGTCGGAGACTGGCTCCGACGCTGTCCGGGGGAGGTAG
- a CDS encoding DUF7123 family protein, translating to MSATAPPAAVEESPADCAESDSKAERLRAYLAEETANQGELYVKGKFIADDVDLSPQAIGQLMIRLQESAPDLEIEKWSYTSATTWRVTRTQSA from the coding sequence ATGAGCGCAACAGCACCCCCCGCGGCTGTCGAGGAATCGCCCGCCGACTGCGCCGAGAGTGACTCCAAGGCCGAGCGCCTGCGTGCGTATCTGGCCGAAGAGACCGCAAACCAGGGTGAACTCTACGTCAAGGGCAAGTTCATCGCCGACGACGTCGACCTGTCGCCCCAGGCGATCGGCCAGCTGATGATCCGGCTGCAGGAGTCCGCGCCCGACCTCGAAATCGAGAAGTGGTCCTACACGAGCGCGACCACCTGGCGCGTGACGCGCACGCAGTCTGCCTGA
- a CDS encoding dihydroorotase, translated as MLIRNATLPDKSERDVRVEGETIAAVESALEPHDDERVVEARGKRLFPGMIDVHVHFRQPGYSHKETWASGSRSAAAGGVTTVVDQPNTDPPTIDADAVAEKESLAGESVVDYGINGGVTESWDPDGLLDQPLFALGEVFLADSTGDMGIDADLFEDALVRATERGRAVTVHAEDATLFNQDAKERDDADAWSAFRTTEAEEAAVERACGVASEHDATIHVAHTSTPEGIDIAADAGMTCEVTPHHLFLSRDDLAELGTFGRMNPPLRSEERRAAVYERVADGTVDMIATDHAPHTREEKDAAIWDAPSGVPGVETALPLLLEEARQGNLSYERVRDLTAANPADVFDLPRKGTIEEGADADLVLVDPDDARKIRGEDMHTKIDWTPFEGFTGVFPEWTMVRGEVVYERDPASGDETFADHQGENVRER; from the coding sequence ATGCTCATCCGGAACGCGACACTCCCAGACAAGTCCGAGCGCGACGTCCGCGTCGAGGGCGAGACCATCGCCGCCGTCGAATCGGCCCTCGAACCCCACGACGACGAGCGCGTCGTCGAAGCACGGGGCAAGCGACTCTTCCCGGGGATGATCGACGTCCACGTCCACTTTCGCCAGCCCGGCTACTCGCACAAGGAGACGTGGGCGTCGGGGTCCCGCTCCGCTGCAGCGGGCGGCGTCACTACCGTCGTCGACCAGCCCAACACAGACCCGCCGACGATCGACGCCGACGCGGTCGCGGAGAAGGAATCGCTCGCCGGCGAATCGGTCGTCGACTACGGCATCAACGGCGGCGTCACCGAATCGTGGGACCCCGACGGCCTCCTCGACCAGCCGCTGTTCGCCCTTGGCGAGGTGTTTCTCGCCGACTCGACGGGCGACATGGGCATCGACGCCGACCTGTTCGAGGACGCGCTGGTGAGAGCCACCGAGAGGGGTCGGGCCGTCACCGTCCACGCCGAGGACGCGACGCTCTTCAATCAGGACGCGAAAGAGCGCGACGACGCCGACGCCTGGAGCGCGTTCCGGACCACCGAGGCCGAGGAAGCCGCCGTCGAACGGGCCTGCGGCGTGGCCAGCGAGCACGACGCTACCATCCACGTCGCGCATACGAGCACGCCCGAGGGGATCGATATCGCCGCCGACGCGGGGATGACCTGCGAGGTGACGCCCCACCACCTGTTCCTCTCGCGCGACGACCTGGCGGAACTCGGGACGTTCGGCCGGATGAACCCGCCGCTCCGGAGCGAGGAGCGACGTGCAGCGGTGTACGAACGCGTCGCCGACGGGACCGTCGACATGATCGCGACAGACCACGCGCCCCACACGCGCGAGGAGAAGGACGCCGCCATCTGGGACGCGCCCTCGGGCGTCCCCGGCGTCGAGACGGCGCTCCCGCTCCTCCTCGAAGAAGCCAGGCAGGGGAACCTCTCCTACGAGCGCGTCCGCGACCTCACCGCGGCGAATCCAGCCGACGTGTTCGACCTGCCGCGGAAGGGAACCATCGAGGAAGGCGCCGACGCCGACCTCGTCCTCGTCGACCCGGACGACGCTCGGAAGATTCGTGGGGAGGACATGCACACCAAGATCGACTGGACGCCGTTCGAGGGCTTCACCGGCGTGTTCCCGGAGTGGACGATGGTTCGAGGCGAGGTCGTCTACGAACGGGACCCGGCGAGCGGCGACGAGACGTTCGCCGACCACCAGGGCGAGAACGTTCGTGAGCGGTAG